A region of Amblyraja radiata isolate CabotCenter1 chromosome 22, sAmbRad1.1.pri, whole genome shotgun sequence DNA encodes the following proteins:
- the tmem186 gene encoding transmembrane protein 186 isoform X2 — protein sequence MSLSTSTSRKNAVAFSSNQFRSCALGHPQHLLLLNLRPYKEQNCAGGQIQCRALSLDEHDYRTQGKTADNEHFTAVYRFQGIRFFSAISKFKLVQTGITVALLPPVYYFYLQDLVQCSLVSYITGLSGFAIVMLYSMSYYLRRFIGMLYLNDSGTTLMVSHLTFWGSRNDFYVPVKDVVPLGDTGDATSESILQFRRYNSTEVFYFTIKFGQVIDKQKFLQIFGCIQ from the coding sequence ATGTCTCTGAGCACCTCAACTAGCCGTAAAAATGCAGTTGCTTTTTCTTCCAATCAGTTCAGGTCTTGCGCCCTGGGACATCCTCAGCATCTGCTACTGCTCAATCTGCGACCATACAAAGAGCAAAATTGTGCAGGAGGACAGATTCAATGCCGGGCTCTGTCTCTGGATGAGCATGATTACCGGACACAAGGCAAGACTGCAGACAATGAACATTTCACAGCGGTGTACAGGTTTCAAGGAATACGATTCTTCAGCGCTATATCCAAGTTTAAACTAGTTCAGACTGGCATAACTGTAGCTCTCCTGCCTCCAGTTTACTACTTTTACCTCCAGGACCTGGTGCAGTGTTCTTTGGTCAGTTACATCACTGGGCTATCGGGTTTTGCCATTGTCATGCTCTACTCCATGAGTTACTATCTAAGGCGTTTCATCGGGATGTTGTATTTGAACGACTCTGGGACCACACTGATGGTTTCACACCTGACGTTTTGGGGAAGTAGGAATGACTTTTATGTTCCAGTTAAAGATGTCGTGCCTCTTGGAGATACCGGGGATGCAACAAGTGAAAGTattctgcagtttagaaggtACAATAGCACTGAAGTTTTCTACTTCACTATTAAGTTTGGCCAGGTTATTGACAAACAAAAATTCTTGCAGATATTTGGTTGTATTCAATGA
- the tmem186 gene encoding transmembrane protein 186 isoform X1: MVTVYQKIFNFYQRTSKSRSLMSLSTSTSRKNAVAFSSNQFRSCALGHPQHLLLLNLRPYKEQNCAGGQIQCRALSLDEHDYRTQGKTADNEHFTAVYRFQGIRFFSAISKFKLVQTGITVALLPPVYYFYLQDLVQCSLVSYITGLSGFAIVMLYSMSYYLRRFIGMLYLNDSGTTLMVSHLTFWGSRNDFYVPVKDVVPLGDTGDATSESILQFRRYNSTEVFYFTIKFGQVIDKQKFLQIFGCIQ; encoded by the exons ATG gtGACAGTGTATCAGAAAATCTTCAACTTTTATCAAAGAACAAGCAAATCAAGATCTTTAATGTCTCTGAGCACCTCAACTAGCCGTAAAAATGCAGTTGCTTTTTCTTCCAATCAGTTCAGGTCTTGCGCCCTGGGACATCCTCAGCATCTGCTACTGCTCAATCTGCGACCATACAAAGAGCAAAATTGTGCAGGAGGACAGATTCAATGCCGGGCTCTGTCTCTGGATGAGCATGATTACCGGACACAAGGCAAGACTGCAGACAATGAACATTTCACAGCGGTGTACAGGTTTCAAGGAATACGATTCTTCAGCGCTATATCCAAGTTTAAACTAGTTCAGACTGGCATAACTGTAGCTCTCCTGCCTCCAGTTTACTACTTTTACCTCCAGGACCTGGTGCAGTGTTCTTTGGTCAGTTACATCACTGGGCTATCGGGTTTTGCCATTGTCATGCTCTACTCCATGAGTTACTATCTAAGGCGTTTCATCGGGATGTTGTATTTGAACGACTCTGGGACCACACTGATGGTTTCACACCTGACGTTTTGGGGAAGTAGGAATGACTTTTATGTTCCAGTTAAAGATGTCGTGCCTCTTGGAGATACCGGGGATGCAACAAGTGAAAGTattctgcagtttagaaggtACAATAGCACTGAAGTTTTCTACTTCACTATTAAGTTTGGCCAGGTTATTGACAAACAAAAATTCTTGCAGATATTTGGTTGTATTCAATGA